One window of the Nothobranchius furzeri strain GRZ-AD chromosome 3, NfurGRZ-RIMD1, whole genome shotgun sequence genome contains the following:
- the cfap107 gene encoding cilia- and flagella-associated protein 107 isoform X2 — translation MNLSGIEQNKWTQSGWKIEQRYGNKVLLGNWAEERLQFTREPRMASSTSRVDYKPHWDFKPDVSERRSALLRAEGIPPKMLFGHHHSPSSHSTTEYGWSFAQRPDCFLPKLKFLESDKLELKRSETENPCPLSPTNPSPEKMQSHHSPMTLYQSTYQRHPPDAFCKNRCARASRMLSSHLYSVNNNHKDLNLRQNTLLQVPDPQVHTGTTQAQKHDRGF, via the exons atgaatCTAAGTGGTATTGAACAAAATAAATGGACTCAGAGTGGATGGAAAATAGAGCAGCGGTATGGAAATAAAGTGTTGTTAGGCAACTGGGCTGAAGAAAGACTTCAG TTCACTCGGGAGCCAAGGATGGCCAGCAGCACCAGTCGTGTGGACTACAAGCCCCACTGGGACTTCAAGCCAGACGTCTCAGAGAGGAGATCTGCCCTGCTGAGAGCTGAG GGAATTCCACCAAAGATGCTGTTTGGCCATCACCACTCCCCATCCTCACATTCGACAACGGAGTATGGATGGAGCTTCGCACAGAGGCCTGACTGTTTTTTGCCAAAACTGAAATTCTTGGAATCAGATAAATTGGAACTGAAGAGGTCCGAAACGGAAAATCCTT GCCCATTGTCACCCACAAATCCCAGTCCTGAAAAGATGCAATCACATCATTCACCCATGACTTTGTATCAGTCAACTTATCAACGACACCCACCTGATGCCTTCTGCAAGAACCGGTGTGCCAGGGCATCACGGATGCTTTCCAGTCATCTTTACTCGGTCAACAACAACCACAAGGACCTGAATCTGAGACAGAACACCCTGCTACAAGTCCCTGACCCGCAGGTCCACACAGGAACCACACAGGCTCAGAAACACGACCGTGGCTTTTGA
- the dhrs3b gene encoding short-chain dehydrogenase/reductase 3b produces MELRSACRVLLFPLQMLYHIVSATVSALLPSRRKDLTKEVVLITGGGRGIGRHLAKEFAKQGAKKIILWGRTEKCLKETAEEITLSGTECHYFLCDVANREEVYKQAKVVREKVGDVSVLVNNAAVVHGKSLMDSDDDALLKSQHINTMGQFWTTKAFLPRMLELQHGHVVCINSILSQSPIPGAIDYCTSKASSLAFMESLTLGLLDCPGVGCTTVLPFHTNTEMFQGMRVRFPQLFPPLRPEVVAERTVDAVRADKAFLYLPWTMHALIFLKSFMPQVALEEIHKFSGSYTCMNTFKGRT; encoded by the exons ATGGAGCTGAGGAGCGCGTGTCGCGTGCTTCTTTTTCCGCTTCAGATGCTGTATCACATCGTCAGTGCGACTGTGTCTGCGCTGTTGCCCAGCAGGAGAAAGGACCTGACCAAGGAGGTGGTTCTGATCACCGGTGGAGGTCGAGGCATCGGTCGGCACCTGGCCAAGGAGTTCGCCAAGCAGGGAGCCAAAAAG ATAATCTTGTGGGGCAGAACTGAGAAGTGTCTGAAGGAGACGGCTGAAGAAATAACTCTCTCCGGAACGGAGTGCCATTACTTCCTGTGTGATGTGGCCAATCGGGAGGAAGTTTACAAGCAGGCAAAGGTGGTGAGAGAAAAG GTTGGAGATGTCTCTGTATTGGTGAACAACGCAGCTGTAGTTCATGGCAAAAGTCTGATGGATAGTGATGACGATGCCCTTCTGAAATCCCAGCATATCAACACAATGGGGCAGTTCTGG ACAACCAAAGCATTTCTGCCTCGGATGCTGGAGCTGCAGCACGGCCATGTAGTCTGCATTAACTCCATTTTGTCCCAGTCTCCAATCCCAGGAGCCATAGACTACTGCACCTCCAAAGCCTCCTCCCTGGCCTTCATGGAGAGCCTGACCCTGGGCTTGCTGGACTGTCCCGGTGTTGGCTGTACTACCGTGCTTCCTTTTCACACTAATACAGAAATGTTCCAGGGAATGAGAGTCAG ATTTCCACAGCTCTTCCCACCACTCAGACCTGAAGTAGTTGCTGAGAGGACTGTTGATGCAGTCAGAGCTGACAAGGCCTTTCTCTACTTGCCCTGGACAATGCATGCCCTTATCTTTCTCAAGAG TTTCATGCCACAAGTTGCACTTGAAGAAATTCACAAGTTTTCTGGGAGTTATACCTGCATGAACACATTCAAAGGGAGGACATGA
- the klhdc7a gene encoding kelch domain-containing protein 7A, which produces MPIVELLGAQLDMQQLLKLSVSVAAVLLISWAYKFYGSRGARNKQPCGKDKKEIQNTGCQNYRRTLQCESLEDESKDDEDRQGSTTEDPASECRKEVRTELRHQAEMSKEAADKSNCDQDEREEEENLPHEIKLIGSTSHLLFGSASSLCEPMENKMASPKGRRSPCLLTKLEGSVGVGRELRQDLEHQGVYSSFLSKAEIKVGDAKVVLEGSGEQIVHGKIYDYYVESLSHSFANSKTLLSLNERHTDSEQDFGSHDSSLTRPPSSLSSIMIRDLVFPESEVEDTSPQESLGLRHPARPARLRKMGYLSAAENSELPAPFQFSTPSTSTAQTLASTSDETIPLLSSTDGKHKMEEETDLETNARAPFLLLPNENFLNADLEIIKSKLDLGNCLEVLHLAKKKGQKSIEQAALGVMSDNYLQVLRDPNLYGRLMANEREQIRKQRMRGRPFVIAADMDPQDWLKKTEGQRVNAEQRSQSSAMYYYDDYKDCWHTLCLIPQEVISNACAMCTMDNYLFVAVGCQGRDTEMTPSKRVLCYNPLTSIWKEISPMNKARPRCKLAALEGYIYAIGGECLSSVERYDPRQDRWTFVAPLPNDTFAVAHQVAVCSGELFVSGGTLRYMLLRYNPKADTWRPSLMLSSNDRTADMAAVGRFLYRFDVNTLLGVSVYRYHTVARLWYECSCKRLLRCPAFQCVAMGSTVYCISRHFTMKFRADEISPAFADEDLSILSAAKGILFPFVLSLPDKSPRQTSV; this is translated from the coding sequence ATGCCCATTGTGGAGCTTTTGGGAGCACAGTTGGACATGCAGCAGCTGTTGAAACTGAGTGTTTCTGTGGCTGCAGTGCTGCTGATTTCTTGGGCCTACAAGTTCTACGGCTCCAGGGGTGCAAGGAATAAACAGCCCTGTGGCAAAGACAAGAAAGAAATACAAAATACTGGCTGCCAAAACTACAGGAGGACGCTACAGTGTGAAAGCTTAGAAGATGAGAGTAAGGACGATGAGGACAGGCAAGGTTCCACCACTGAGGATCCGGCATCTGAATGCAGAAAGGAAGTACGTACAGAACTTCGGCATCAAGCTGAAATGAGCAAAGAAGCAGCTGATAAATCAAATTGTGACCAAGATGAACGTGAGGAAGAGGAGAATCTGCCTCATGAGATTAAGCTGATAGGTTCCACCAGTCATCTTCTATTTGGATCTGCTTCGAGTCTTTGTGAGCCCATGGAGAATAAAATGGCCTCTCCAAAGGGACGCCGTTCCCCTTGTCTTTTGACTAAGCTGGAGGGTAGTGTGGGTGTGGGCAGGGAGCTGAGACAGGACTTGGAGCACCAGGGGGTTTACTCTAGCTTTCTCTCCAAGGCAGAAATAAAAGTGGGAGATGCTAAAGTGGTGCTGGAAGGATCCGGAGAGCAGATTGTTCATGGAAAGATTTACGATTACTACGTAGAGTCTTTGTCTCACTCCTTTGCAAATTCAAAGACTTTGCTGAGTCTAAATGAGAGACACACCGATTCAGAGCAGGACTTTGGAAGCCATGACAGCAGCCTCACAAGACCCCCTTCCTCTCTGAGCTCTATCATGATACGCGATCTTGTTTTTCCAGAAAGTGAAGTTGAGGATACCTCTCCACAAGAAAGCCTGGGGCTGAGACACCCTGCAAGGCCTGCACGCCTACGGAAAATGGGCTATCTGTCTGCTGCAGAGAACTCTGAGCTCCCCGCGCCCTTTCAGTTTTCAACACCCTCAACTTCAACAGCTCAAACTCTGGCATCGACATCTGATGAGACTATCCCTCTTCTGAGCTCCACAGATGGAAAACATAAAATGGAGGAAGAGACTGATCTAGAGACCAACGCAAGAGCTCCATTTTTGCTCCTTCCAAATGAAAATTTCCTCAATGCAGATCTCGAAATAATAAAGAGTAAACTTGATTTAGGGAACTGTTTAGAGGTCCTTCATCTTGCCAAGAAAAAAGGTCAGAAGTCTATTGAGCAAGCAGCCCTCGGGGTCATGTCGGACAACTATCTGCAGGTGCTTCGGGATCCCAACCTTTATGGACGACTGATGGCTAATGAGCGAGAACAAATTCGGAAGCAGAGGATGAGAGGGCGACCGTTTGTCATTGCTGCAGATATGGACCCTCAAGACTGGTTGAAAAAAACAGAAGGGCAGAGAGTAAACGCTGAACAGAGGAGTCAGTCCAGTGCAATGTATTACTATGATGACTACAAAGACTGCTGGCATACTCTTTGCCTGATTCCACAGGAGGTCATCTCTAACGCCTGTGCCATGTGCACGATGGATAACTACTTATTTGTGGCAGTAGGCTGCCAAGGCAGGGACACAGAAATGACCCCCTCAAAGAGAGTGCTTTGCTACAATCCTTTGACATCCATTTGGAAAGAGATCAGTCCTATGAACAAAGCCAGGCCTCGCTGCAAACTGGCGGCACTGGAGGGCTACATCTACGCCATCGGAGGGGAGTGTCTCTCTTCAGTGGAGCGCTATGATCCACGACAGGACAGGTGGACATTTGTGGCTCCGCTGCCTAATGATACGTTTGCTGTTGCACACCAAGTGGCAGTGTGCAGCGGAGAACTCTTTGTTTCTGGGGGTACTCTTCGGTATATGCTGCTGCGCTACAACCCCAAGGCCGACACCTGGAGGCCGAGTCTGATGTTGAGCAGCAACGACAGAACTGCAGACATGGCTGCCGTGGGGAGGTTTCTCTACAGGTTTGATGTCAACACGCTGCTGGGTGTCAGCGTGTACCGCTACCACACAGTGGCACGCCTTTGGTATGAGTGCAGCTGCAAGAGACTTCTACGCTGCCCTGCTTTCCAGTGTGTTGCAATGGGCAGCACAGTCTACTGCATCAGCCGGCACTTCACCATGAAGTTCAGGGCAGATGAGATCTCGCCTGCTTTTGCAGATGAAGATTTGAGCATCCTCTCTGCAGCCAAGGGCATACTTTTTCCCTTTGTCCTCTCTCTACCTGACAAGAGTCCTCGACAGACAAGTGTGTGA
- the cfap107 gene encoding cilia- and flagella-associated protein 107 isoform X1, producing the protein MASSTSRVDYKPHWDFKPDVSERRSALLRAEGIPPKMLFGHHHSPSSHSTTEYGWSFAQRPDCFLPKLKFLESDKLELKRSETENPCPLSPTNPSPEKMQSHHSPMTLYQSTYQRHPPDAFCKNRCARASRMLSSHLYSVNNNHKDLNLRQNTLLQVPDPQVHTGTTQAQKHDRGF; encoded by the exons ATGGCCAGCAGCACCAGTCGTGTGGACTACAAGCCCCACTGGGACTTCAAGCCAGACGTCTCAGAGAGGAGATCTGCCCTGCTGAGAGCTGAG GGAATTCCACCAAAGATGCTGTTTGGCCATCACCACTCCCCATCCTCACATTCGACAACGGAGTATGGATGGAGCTTCGCACAGAGGCCTGACTGTTTTTTGCCAAAACTGAAATTCTTGGAATCAGATAAATTGGAACTGAAGAGGTCCGAAACGGAAAATCCTT GCCCATTGTCACCCACAAATCCCAGTCCTGAAAAGATGCAATCACATCATTCACCCATGACTTTGTATCAGTCAACTTATCAACGACACCCACCTGATGCCTTCTGCAAGAACCGGTGTGCCAGGGCATCACGGATGCTTTCCAGTCATCTTTACTCGGTCAACAACAACCACAAGGACCTGAATCTGAGACAGAACACCCTGCTACAAGTCCCTGACCCGCAGGTCCACACAGGAACCACACAGGCTCAGAAACACGACCGTGGCTTTTGA